A single genomic interval of Variovorax sp. PMC12 harbors:
- a CDS encoding IclR family transcriptional regulator — protein MADKQSPQGESTRTGTQSIERVVGMLRVVASRGRRGMRIGEIAATSGLPQSTCARMLARLEIEGLVDRDVATRKYFLGPLLHELGLLARPRYRLSDLCDGALHRLADVTQDTLYLSERSGMEAVCTNRALGDFPIKAMPLDIGIRRPLGVGAGGLSMLCAMPEAEAEAIIQANGHRYEKFASFTADFLREAVARGRAQGYAFLDSAVTPGTGAIGMAFPKGNPVGAISIAAISGRLGADRREDMARELRREVRKIEASMLGTAGSATAASDEGVEGD, from the coding sequence ATGGCGGACAAACAATCGCCACAAGGTGAGAGCACTCGCACCGGCACGCAGAGCATCGAGCGCGTGGTCGGCATGCTCCGCGTTGTGGCGTCGCGCGGGCGGCGCGGCATGCGCATCGGCGAGATCGCGGCCACCAGCGGCCTGCCGCAATCGACCTGCGCGCGCATGCTGGCGCGGCTGGAGATCGAAGGCCTGGTCGACCGCGACGTGGCCACGCGCAAATACTTTCTTGGTCCGCTGCTGCATGAGCTGGGCCTGCTCGCGCGGCCGCGCTACCGGCTGAGCGACCTGTGCGACGGTGCACTGCACCGGCTGGCCGACGTCACGCAGGACACGCTCTATCTCAGCGAACGCAGCGGCATGGAGGCCGTGTGCACCAACCGCGCGCTTGGCGACTTTCCCATCAAGGCGATGCCGCTGGACATCGGCATCCGCCGGCCGCTGGGTGTGGGCGCGGGCGGCCTGTCGATGCTGTGCGCCATGCCCGAGGCGGAGGCGGAGGCCATCATCCAGGCCAACGGCCACCGCTACGAGAAGTTCGCATCGTTCACCGCGGACTTCCTGCGCGAGGCGGTGGCACGGGGCAGGGCACAGGGCTACGCGTTCCTTGACAGCGCGGTGACACCGGGCACCGGCGCCATCGGCATGGCGTTCCCGAAGGGCAACCCCGTCGGCGCGATCAGCATCGCGGCCATCTCCGGGCGGCTGGGCGCGGATCGTCGCGAGGACATGGCGCGAGAGCTGCGACGCGAGGTGCGCAAGATCGAGGCGTCCATGCTGGGCACCGCAGGCTCGGCCACGGCGGCCTCGGACGAGGGCGTGGAAGGGGACTGA
- a CDS encoding 3-isopropylmalate dehydratase large subunit → MPQTMTEKILARAAGLASVRAGDEVLARPDFVIAYDFPGYTDVFFKEAREEFGVDKVPSPERFVLFIDHMVPATAPKEEELHKVTRAWGKEQGVPVHEREGIGHQVSAELGYATPGAFAVHFDGHVSQLGAFGTLAMGARKSVLETFVSETMALTVPGTVKIEITGTLQPGVMARDVFHHMVRVLGPSSCRFKVVELCGPVIDAMSIEGRQTICGQAMFLGATTMLIAPDAKTLAYAEGRSKIALAPVYPDAGAVYDREVSIDVSDLTPIVVAPPSPANTRDLSEYAGLEVHTGYLGSCASGRLEDLRAAADVLRGRRIKPGFQLHVVPTSQAIMSQAAREGLIATLVDAGAFISSSSCDYCYGRIATMTDGQRAVSTGTLNTPGRMGSADSEIFICNAAVVAASALEGCIADPRPYLAQAAQARALEGSAA, encoded by the coding sequence ATGCCCCAGACGATGACCGAAAAGATCCTGGCCCGCGCGGCCGGGCTTGCCAGCGTTCGCGCCGGCGACGAAGTGCTGGCCCGCCCCGACTTCGTGATCGCCTACGACTTCCCCGGCTACACCGACGTGTTCTTCAAGGAGGCGCGTGAAGAGTTCGGCGTGGACAAGGTGCCCAGCCCCGAACGCTTCGTGCTCTTCATCGACCACATGGTCCCGGCCACCGCGCCCAAGGAAGAAGAGCTGCACAAGGTCACGCGCGCCTGGGGCAAGGAACAGGGCGTGCCGGTGCACGAGCGCGAAGGCATCGGCCACCAGGTGTCGGCCGAGCTCGGCTACGCCACGCCAGGCGCCTTCGCTGTGCACTTCGACGGCCACGTGAGCCAGCTCGGCGCCTTCGGCACGCTCGCGATGGGCGCGCGCAAGAGCGTGCTTGAAACCTTCGTGAGCGAGACCATGGCGCTGACCGTGCCCGGCACGGTGAAGATCGAAATCACGGGCACGCTGCAGCCCGGCGTGATGGCGCGCGACGTGTTCCACCACATGGTGCGCGTGCTCGGCCCGTCGTCCTGCCGCTTCAAGGTGGTGGAGCTGTGCGGCCCGGTGATCGACGCGATGAGCATCGAGGGCCGCCAGACCATCTGCGGCCAGGCCATGTTCCTCGGCGCGACCACCATGCTGATCGCGCCCGACGCGAAGACGCTGGCCTACGCCGAGGGCCGCTCGAAGATCGCGCTCGCGCCGGTGTACCCGGACGCCGGCGCCGTGTACGACCGCGAGGTCAGCATCGACGTGAGCGACCTCACGCCCATCGTGGTGGCGCCGCCGAGCCCCGCGAACACGCGCGACCTGAGCGAGTACGCGGGCCTGGAGGTGCACACGGGCTACCTCGGCTCCTGCGCCAGCGGCCGGCTGGAGGACCTGCGCGCCGCGGCCGACGTGCTGCGCGGGCGCCGCATCAAGCCCGGCTTCCAGCTGCACGTGGTTCCGACGTCGCAGGCGATCATGTCGCAGGCCGCCAGGGAGGGGCTCATCGCGACGCTGGTGGATGCCGGCGCGTTCATCAGCTCGTCGAGCTGCGACTACTGCTACGGCCGCATCGCGACCATGACCGACGGCCAGCGGGCGGTTTCCACCGGCACGCTCAACACGCCCGGGCGCATGGGCAGCGCCGACTCGGAGATCTTCATCTGCAACGCGGCGGTGGTCGCGGCCTCGGCGCTCGAAGGCTGCATCGCCGACCCCCGGCCCTACCTGGCGCAGGCTGCGCAGGCCCGCGCCCTCGAAGGGAGCGCCGCATGA
- a CDS encoding FAD-dependent oxidoreductase produces the protein MSARLNHPSIATAGRPVRFWYDGQPVDGLEGETIAASLAASGIKAMRHTRGGERRGLYCGMGACFDCLVTVDGEASQRACLTKVADGQQVRSTLPAGTPDDPLQPLTPEAGAEPARRQVDVLVVGAGPAGLSAALAARQPGAEVLVLDERLESGGQFYKPLAPSHRAATPADRQFAQGLALAQDVRAAGVTVIQGAQVWAAFSPTEVAALIDGRATVIECRQLVIAPGAYERPVPFPGWTLPGVMTTGAGQTLARAYRVSPGRRVVIAGNGPLNLQLAAELLAGGAEVVAVLESAPRPSLRHWRQLLAAARTAPDLVVDGWRYLRRLRAAGVPVLWGHAVVEAQGDAHATSGLRRVEIARVDAQGRALPGTRRTLEADTLCLGYGFIPSTELARMLGCAHRLADRHLGHLATITQEDGATSVPGVYVVGDGADLGGSRVALARGTLAGAAAAHNLGLQAKASATLADAPARLHRAECFQQALWSIYTPPPVTLAAVPDDTLLCRCEEVSFGSVREQIRAGADTLAAIKRNTRLGMGRCQARYCAVTAGRLVAELTGRPPEVEQYFAPRPPAKPVPAGALGFEKPEWGGHKPAITPNLARPVEHAPFEPLRTDVLVIGAGVLGACLGYFLSKAGRDVTVVDRDDLNLQASGANAGSLHVQLLSFDFGAKAQEGGGPAAATLPLGPMSVRLWQEIESDCGEDLEIKITGGLMVADSEDGMRFLEAKAALERRHGIDAQVIDGADLRRLSPALSGELLGAELCPMEGKINPLRATYAVARRAQQQGAHVLRGCDVQAIERLPGDGAGYVVRTSRGVIHAGRVVNASGAWSSAIGRMLGVTIPVKGAPLQMIVTEPAPPLVNHLVAHADRHLSLKQAASGGLIVGGGWTAAFNEDMRLNRAVRDSIEGNLWVARRVLPAVRGLHMVRCWAGMNVNIDGAPILGEVPGCPGFFNAVTSNGYTLAPVTAQLVTELIVRGRTDFDITPFRIERFL, from the coding sequence ATGAGCGCCAGACTGAACCACCCCTCGATCGCCACGGCCGGACGTCCCGTGCGCTTCTGGTACGACGGCCAGCCGGTGGACGGCCTCGAAGGCGAGACCATCGCGGCCTCGCTCGCGGCCAGTGGCATCAAGGCAATGCGGCATACCCGCGGCGGCGAGCGCCGCGGCCTTTACTGCGGCATGGGCGCGTGTTTCGATTGCCTGGTCACGGTGGATGGCGAGGCGAGTCAGCGCGCCTGCCTGACCAAGGTGGCCGATGGCCAGCAAGTGCGCTCCACCTTGCCGGCCGGCACGCCAGACGACCCGCTGCAGCCGCTCACGCCCGAGGCCGGCGCCGAGCCCGCCCGGCGGCAGGTCGATGTACTGGTGGTGGGCGCCGGCCCGGCCGGGCTCTCGGCGGCGCTGGCCGCGCGCCAGCCCGGCGCCGAGGTCCTCGTGCTCGACGAGCGCCTGGAATCAGGCGGGCAGTTCTACAAACCGCTCGCACCGTCCCATCGCGCAGCCACGCCGGCAGACCGCCAGTTCGCCCAGGGGCTGGCGCTGGCGCAGGACGTGCGCGCCGCCGGCGTCACGGTCATCCAGGGCGCCCAGGTCTGGGCCGCCTTCTCGCCGACGGAGGTCGCGGCGCTCATCGACGGGCGCGCCACGGTCATCGAATGCCGCCAGCTCGTGATCGCGCCCGGCGCCTATGAGCGTCCGGTGCCGTTCCCCGGCTGGACCTTGCCCGGCGTGATGACGACCGGCGCGGGCCAGACGCTGGCTCGCGCCTACCGTGTCTCGCCGGGTCGCCGGGTGGTCATCGCGGGCAACGGCCCGCTCAACCTTCAACTGGCCGCGGAGTTGCTGGCTGGCGGCGCTGAAGTGGTTGCCGTGCTGGAGTCGGCCCCGCGCCCGTCGCTGCGCCACTGGCGCCAGTTGCTGGCCGCCGCCCGCACCGCGCCCGACCTGGTGGTCGACGGCTGGCGCTATCTGCGGCGGCTGCGCGCCGCCGGCGTACCGGTGCTGTGGGGGCACGCCGTGGTCGAGGCGCAGGGCGATGCCCACGCCACGAGCGGCCTGCGCCGCGTGGAGATCGCGCGCGTGGACGCCCAAGGCCGCGCGCTGCCGGGAACCCGGCGCACGCTGGAGGCTGACACGCTCTGCCTGGGCTATGGCTTCATCCCCTCGACCGAGCTCGCGCGCATGCTCGGCTGCGCGCACCGGCTCGCCGACCGGCACTTGGGACACCTGGCCACCATCACACAGGAAGACGGCGCCACCAGCGTGCCCGGTGTCTACGTGGTGGGCGACGGTGCCGACCTGGGCGGCTCACGCGTGGCGTTGGCGCGCGGCACGCTGGCCGGCGCCGCGGCCGCGCACAACCTGGGCCTGCAGGCGAAAGCGTCGGCGACGCTGGCCGACGCACCGGCCCGCCTGCACCGCGCCGAGTGCTTCCAGCAGGCTCTGTGGTCGATCTACACCCCGCCGCCCGTCACGCTGGCCGCTGTGCCCGACGACACCCTGCTGTGCCGCTGCGAGGAAGTCAGCTTCGGCTCGGTGCGCGAGCAGATCCGTGCCGGTGCCGACACCCTGGCCGCCATCAAGCGAAACACGCGCCTTGGCATGGGGCGCTGCCAGGCACGCTATTGCGCCGTCACCGCCGGGCGGCTGGTGGCCGAGCTCACCGGCCGGCCGCCGGAAGTCGAGCAGTACTTCGCGCCGCGTCCGCCCGCCAAGCCGGTGCCCGCCGGCGCGCTCGGTTTCGAGAAGCCCGAATGGGGCGGCCACAAGCCCGCCATCACGCCCAACCTCGCACGGCCGGTCGAACACGCGCCCTTCGAGCCGCTGCGCACCGACGTGCTGGTCATCGGCGCCGGCGTGCTCGGCGCATGCCTGGGCTACTTCCTGTCGAAGGCGGGCCGGGACGTCACGGTGGTGGACCGCGACGACCTCAACCTGCAGGCCTCGGGCGCCAATGCGGGCAGCCTGCACGTGCAGTTGCTGTCCTTCGACTTCGGTGCCAAGGCCCAGGAGGGCGGTGGCCCCGCCGCGGCCACGCTGCCGCTGGGGCCGATGTCGGTGCGCCTGTGGCAGGAGATCGAGTCCGACTGCGGCGAAGACCTCGAGATCAAGATCACCGGCGGCCTCATGGTCGCCGACAGCGAAGACGGCATGCGCTTCCTCGAGGCCAAGGCCGCGCTGGAGCGGCGCCACGGCATCGACGCGCAGGTGATCGACGGCGCCGACCTGCGCCGCCTGTCGCCGGCGCTCTCGGGCGAACTGCTCGGCGCCGAGCTGTGCCCGATGGAAGGCAAGATCAACCCGCTGCGGGCGACCTACGCCGTGGCACGGCGCGCGCAGCAGCAGGGCGCGCACGTGCTGCGCGGTTGCGACGTGCAGGCCATCGAGCGGCTGCCGGGCGACGGCGCCGGCTACGTCGTGCGCACGTCGCGCGGCGTCATCCATGCGGGGCGCGTGGTCAACGCAAGCGGCGCCTGGTCGAGCGCCATCGGCCGCATGCTGGGCGTCACCATCCCGGTGAAGGGCGCGCCGCTGCAGATGATCGTGACCGAGCCCGCGCCGCCGCTGGTCAATCACCTGGTCGCGCATGCCGACCGGCACCTGAGCCTGAAGCAGGCGGCCAGCGGCGGGCTCATCGTCGGCGGCGGCTGGACCGCCGCCTTCAACGAAGACATGCGCCTGAACCGCGCCGTGCGCGACAGCATCGAGGGCAACCTGTGGGTCGCGCGCCGCGTGCTGCCCGCGGTGCGCGGCCTGCACATGGTGCGCTGCTGGGCGGGCATGAACGTCAACATCGACGGCGCTCCGATCCTCGGCGAGGTGCCGGGATGCCCTGGCTTCTTCAACGCCGTGACTTCCAACGGCTACACGCTCGCGCCCGTCACCGCACAACTCGTCACCGAGCTGATCGTGCGCGGGCGCACCGACTTCGACATCACGCCTTTTCGCATCGAACGCTTTCTCTGA
- a CDS encoding ABC transporter substrate-binding protein has translation MKLLSALASATALFVFCAGAANAQACKSPVPDSALVKKGTLTMSVNPTLPPMQFVDQTGALKGMRVELGEAIAKRLCLTPEYVRIEFSAMIPGLQAGRWDVINTGIFYTEERAKLMQMLIYEDQAISISTAKGNPLKITKPDDLSGKSIGVELGGFEERKARELDKQLTDKGMKGMTIRTFENFAMAFQALRAGQVEVALSIDSTGAEYQKRGDFERVLHGLFPTPVALAARNKDLAAAMAKVMNDMKADGSFQKLFDQYGVKAVDGAVSVKGPAG, from the coding sequence ATGAAACTGCTCTCCGCTCTCGCGTCGGCAACGGCACTCTTCGTCTTCTGCGCGGGCGCTGCGAACGCGCAGGCCTGCAAGTCGCCCGTGCCCGACTCGGCGCTCGTCAAGAAGGGCACGCTGACCATGTCGGTTAACCCCACCCTGCCGCCGATGCAGTTCGTCGACCAGACGGGCGCGCTCAAGGGCATGCGCGTGGAACTCGGCGAGGCCATCGCCAAGCGCCTGTGCCTCACGCCCGAATACGTCCGCATCGAGTTCTCCGCCATGATCCCGGGCCTGCAGGCGGGCCGCTGGGACGTCATCAACACCGGCATCTTCTACACGGAAGAGCGCGCCAAGCTGATGCAGATGCTCATCTACGAAGACCAGGCCATCAGCATCAGCACCGCCAAGGGCAACCCGCTGAAGATCACCAAGCCGGACGACCTGTCGGGCAAGAGCATCGGCGTGGAGCTCGGCGGCTTCGAGGAGCGCAAGGCGCGCGAGCTCGACAAGCAGCTCACCGACAAGGGCATGAAGGGCATGACCATCCGCACCTTCGAGAACTTCGCCATGGCGTTCCAGGCGCTGCGCGCGGGCCAGGTCGAGGTGGCCCTGTCGATCGACTCGACGGGCGCCGAGTACCAGAAGCGCGGCGACTTCGAACGCGTGCTGCATGGCCTGTTCCCCACGCCGGTCGCGCTGGCCGCGCGCAACAAGGACCTGGCCGCCGCGATGGCCAAGGTCATGAACGACATGAAGGCCGACGGCAGCTTCCAGAAGCTGTTCGACCAGTACGGCGTCAAGGCCGTCGACGGCGCGGTGAGCGTCAAGGGGCCGGCGGGCTGA
- a CDS encoding GntR family transcriptional regulator, translating to MPSLPSPTQPATITIAPLEVRSASLAEQAYERLRTLILDRQISAGSPLQEARLAEDLRISRTPMREALVRLAGEGLLVRRDARSYAVRALGTKEYFDCMRAREVIEGEAIAMAVGKITDAEIDALEADIQSLNAGEHSETEHWHFDDRFHLLIARASGNVVFPRLVEELRVNARLFRLHSPLHRQPENHDEHGAIIRALRARDPESARVAMRDHLRSLQEDVKRALTE from the coding sequence ATGCCCAGCCTTCCAAGCCCCACGCAGCCTGCCACCATCACGATCGCTCCGCTGGAGGTGCGGTCCGCCAGCCTTGCCGAGCAGGCGTACGAGCGGCTGCGCACGCTCATCCTGGACCGCCAGATCTCCGCCGGCAGCCCGTTGCAGGAAGCCCGGCTCGCGGAAGACCTGCGCATCTCGCGCACGCCGATGCGCGAGGCGCTCGTGCGGCTGGCGGGCGAGGGTTTGCTGGTGCGGCGCGACGCACGCTCCTATGCGGTGCGCGCACTGGGCACCAAGGAATACTTCGACTGCATGCGTGCGCGCGAAGTCATCGAAGGCGAAGCGATCGCCATGGCAGTCGGCAAGATCACCGACGCGGAGATCGATGCGCTGGAAGCCGACATCCAGTCGCTGAACGCCGGCGAACACAGCGAGACCGAGCACTGGCATTTCGATGACCGGTTCCACCTGCTCATCGCCAGGGCCAGCGGCAACGTGGTGTTTCCGCGCCTGGTGGAAGAGCTGCGCGTCAACGCCCGGCTGTTCCGCTTGCACAGCCCGCTGCACAGGCAGCCGGAAAACCACGACGAGCACGGCGCGATCATCCGTGCCTTGCGCGCAAGGGATCCGGAAAGCGCGCGCGTGGCCATGCGCGATCACCTGCGAAGCCTGCAGGAAGACGTCAAGCGTGCGCTGACCGAGTAG
- a CDS encoding amino acid ABC transporter permease → MGQGWSWSGFVDYLFNPYILSGAVTTLWLTLAAIAGGLVVGCALALARLSSRRWIAGPAHFYIWVFRGTPLLVQLIIIYTGLPQLGLKLSVIESALLGLILNEAAYLAEIVRGGIQSISAGQTNAARAVGFSSAQTMRYIVMPQAMRLIVPTLGNSINGLLKTTSITSVISMEELLRRTQVLIQEKFMVLELFVVAAIYYLLMTTAWDFVQRRIERHYGRAYGNASAPAVPAEPALEQR, encoded by the coding sequence ATGGGACAAGGCTGGAGCTGGTCGGGGTTCGTCGACTACCTGTTCAATCCGTACATCCTCAGCGGCGCGGTGACCACGCTGTGGCTCACGCTCGCGGCCATCGCGGGCGGGCTGGTCGTGGGCTGCGCGCTCGCGCTGGCCCGGCTGTCGAGCCGCCGGTGGATCGCGGGGCCCGCGCACTTCTACATCTGGGTGTTCCGCGGCACGCCGCTGCTGGTGCAGCTGATCATCATCTACACCGGGCTGCCGCAGCTGGGTCTGAAACTGTCGGTCATCGAGTCGGCGCTGCTGGGGTTAATCCTGAACGAGGCGGCCTACCTGGCGGAGATCGTGCGCGGCGGCATCCAGTCGATTTCCGCCGGCCAGACGAACGCCGCGCGCGCGGTCGGCTTCAGCAGCGCGCAGACCATGCGCTACATCGTGATGCCGCAGGCCATGCGCCTGATCGTGCCGACGCTGGGCAACAGCATCAACGGCCTGCTCAAGACCACCTCGATCACCTCCGTGATCTCCATGGAAGAGCTGCTGCGCCGCACGCAGGTGCTGATCCAGGAGAAGTTCATGGTGCTGGAGCTGTTCGTGGTCGCGGCCATCTACTACCTGCTGATGACCACCGCGTGGGACTTCGTCCAGCGGCGCATCGAGCGCCACTACGGCCGTGCCTACGGCAACGCGAGCGCGCCGGCGGTGCCCGCCGAACCGGCGCTCGAGCAGCGCTAG
- a CDS encoding DUF3606 domain-containing protein, producing MANPGDSTTPRIDKSDAAQVARWTREFDVTDEQLAQAIAKVGDKAADVELYLKGSRSSTNADTASAAGKGK from the coding sequence ATGGCCAATCCAGGCGATTCCACGACACCCCGCATCGACAAGAGCGACGCCGCGCAGGTCGCGCGCTGGACGCGCGAATTCGACGTGACCGACGAACAGCTGGCCCAGGCCATTGCCAAGGTCGGCGACAAGGCGGCCGATGTGGAGCTCTATCTCAAGGGCAGCCGCAGCTCGACGAACGCGGACACCGCGAGCGCGGCTGGAAAGGGGAAATAG
- a CDS encoding 3-isopropylmalate dehydratase, whose product MSMPNLQGRAAWIFEEDDFDIDLIVGIKNIKITDIHELAAVTMTSYDPAFAASVKKGDLLVGGHNFGYGHPHYPAMRAMRHLGVAGVIAESFSPGFFRGEISMGFPLVTCPGIREITSRWDELKVDWEASTVTHVASGRSLPFERLSSVERGTLEAGGFIPYLKARLARQGETPAAA is encoded by the coding sequence ATGAGCATGCCGAACCTGCAAGGCCGCGCGGCCTGGATCTTCGAGGAAGACGACTTCGACATCGACCTGATCGTCGGCATCAAGAACATCAAGATCACCGACATCCACGAGCTCGCCGCCGTCACCATGACGAGCTACGACCCCGCCTTTGCCGCCTCGGTGAAGAAGGGCGACCTGCTGGTGGGCGGCCACAACTTCGGCTACGGCCATCCCCACTATCCGGCGATGCGCGCGATGCGCCACCTGGGCGTGGCGGGCGTGATTGCCGAGTCTTTCTCGCCGGGTTTCTTCCGCGGCGAGATCAGCATGGGTTTTCCGCTCGTCACCTGCCCCGGGATCCGCGAGATCACCAGCCGCTGGGATGAACTGAAGGTCGACTGGGAGGCCAGCACGGTGACCCATGTGGCCAGCGGCAGGTCGCTGCCCTTCGAGCGGCTGTCCTCCGTGGAGCGCGGCACGCTCGAAGCCGGCGGCTTCATCCCGTACCTGAAGGCACGGCTCGCGCGGCAGGGCGAGACCCCTGCCGCCGCCTGA
- a CDS encoding dihydrodipicolinate synthase family protein: MTAFRGTYTVLITPMTDDGLHVDVPALKKLVNWQIEEGIHGLIPLGSTGEFLSLTPDERQLVIETCVSTAAKRVPVLIGTGAEWTDECVRLSREAQSMGADGVMIIPPFYSTPTDDELFAHYRKVGESIDIPIMVYNNPATANVDLKPELVARLSRIDNCKYIKESTLEVTRVRDIIELCGDRMTVFAGILGYESFWLGAQGWVAVCSNLIPKMSARLFELVADERDMPAALALYKQMLPIVRWVGGHRYVAASKDGLTMMGLPVGKPRAPRLPLPEADAADLRSALARLDLLDSIHA; encoded by the coding sequence ATGACAGCGTTCCGCGGCACCTATACGGTGCTCATCACCCCCATGACCGACGACGGCCTGCACGTGGACGTGCCGGCACTGAAGAAGCTGGTCAATTGGCAAATCGAGGAGGGAATCCACGGGCTGATCCCCTTGGGCAGCACCGGAGAGTTCCTGTCGCTGACGCCCGATGAGCGCCAGCTGGTGATCGAAACCTGCGTGAGCACTGCAGCAAAACGCGTGCCGGTGCTGATCGGCACCGGCGCGGAGTGGACCGACGAATGCGTGCGGCTGAGCCGCGAGGCGCAGAGCATGGGTGCCGACGGCGTCATGATCATTCCGCCCTTCTACAGCACGCCCACCGACGACGAGTTGTTCGCGCACTACCGCAAGGTGGGCGAGTCGATCGACATTCCGATCATGGTCTACAACAACCCGGCCACCGCCAACGTCGACCTCAAGCCGGAACTGGTGGCCCGCCTCTCGCGCATCGACAACTGCAAATACATCAAGGAGTCGACCCTCGAGGTGACCCGTGTGCGCGACATCATCGAGCTGTGCGGCGACCGCATGACCGTGTTCGCCGGCATCCTCGGCTACGAGTCGTTCTGGCTCGGCGCGCAGGGCTGGGTGGCCGTGTGTTCCAACCTGATCCCGAAGATGTCCGCGCGCCTGTTCGAGCTGGTGGCCGACGAACGCGACATGCCTGCCGCACTCGCCCTCTACAAGCAGATGCTGCCCATCGTGCGCTGGGTGGGCGGCCACCGGTACGTCGCCGCCTCCAAGGACGGGCTCACGATGATGGGCCTGCCGGTCGGCAAGCCGCGCGCGCCCCGCCTGCCCCTGCCCGAGGCCGACGCCGCCGACTTGCGCAGCGCCCTCGCGCGCCTCGACCTGCTGGACTCGATCCACGCCTGA
- the hydA gene encoding dihydropyrimidinase: MTTYDLILRNADIATAGDRYTADIGVRDGRICAIAQGLDARAGHEIDARGRLVTPGGVDGHCHFDQPTSDGSRFADDFLTGTRSAACGGTTTVLPFAAQQKGHSIQEAVDDYHRRAEGKAVIDYAFHLIVADATRDVTQRELPALIEKGYTSFKIYMTYDDLKLDDRQIIEVLATARKHGAMTMIHAENSDCIAWLTEQLLDAGLTAPRYHSSSRPMAVEREATHRAIALAELVDTPILIVHVSGREAVEQIHWARGRGLPIHAETCPQYLFLSAEDLGIDPDDPMHGARCICSPPPRDKANQQFIWNGLSSGLFTIFSSDHAPFNMGGSDGKRVAGDDASFDRIPNGIPGVETRLPLLMSEGVLKGRIDIHRFVELTATNPARLYGLYPRKGTIAVGSDADFVVWDVFAQGQEKLLTNSMLHHAVDYTPYEGMQLRAWPGVTVSRGRVVWQDGEFLAEPGSGQFLPCLRPRVPNDGNPLDKWL; this comes from the coding sequence ATGACCACTTACGACCTGATCCTGCGCAACGCCGACATCGCCACCGCGGGCGACCGCTACACCGCCGACATCGGCGTGCGCGACGGGCGCATCTGCGCCATTGCGCAAGGCCTCGACGCACGCGCCGGCCACGAGATCGACGCGCGCGGCCGGCTGGTGACGCCCGGCGGCGTGGACGGCCACTGCCACTTCGACCAGCCGACCAGCGACGGCTCGCGCTTCGCGGACGACTTTCTCACCGGCACGCGTTCCGCGGCCTGCGGCGGCACCACCACCGTGCTGCCCTTCGCCGCGCAGCAGAAGGGCCACAGCATCCAGGAGGCGGTGGACGACTACCACCGCCGCGCCGAAGGCAAGGCCGTGATCGACTACGCCTTCCACCTGATCGTGGCCGACGCCACGCGCGACGTGACGCAGCGCGAGCTGCCCGCATTGATCGAGAAGGGCTACACCTCCTTCAAGATCTACATGACCTACGACGACCTCAAGCTGGACGACCGCCAGATCATCGAAGTGCTGGCCACCGCGCGAAAGCACGGCGCCATGACCATGATCCACGCGGAGAACAGCGACTGCATCGCCTGGCTCACCGAGCAGCTGCTCGACGCGGGGCTAACCGCGCCGCGCTACCACAGCAGCTCGCGCCCCATGGCGGTGGAGCGCGAGGCCACGCACCGCGCCATCGCACTGGCCGAGCTGGTCGACACGCCGATCCTGATCGTGCACGTGTCCGGCCGCGAGGCGGTCGAGCAGATCCACTGGGCGCGCGGACGCGGCCTGCCGATCCATGCGGAGACCTGCCCGCAGTACCTGTTCCTGAGCGCCGAGGACCTGGGCATCGACCCCGACGATCCGATGCATGGCGCGCGCTGCATCTGCAGCCCGCCGCCGCGCGACAAGGCCAACCAGCAGTTCATCTGGAACGGGTTGTCGAGCGGGCTGTTCACCATCTTCTCGTCCGACCACGCGCCTTTCAACATGGGCGGCAGCGACGGCAAGCGCGTGGCCGGCGACGACGCCTCCTTCGACCGCATTCCCAACGGCATTCCGGGCGTGGAAACCCGCTTGCCGCTGCTGATGAGCGAGGGCGTGCTCAAGGGGCGCATCGACATTCACCGCTTCGTGGAACTCACGGCCACCAATCCGGCGCGGCTGTACGGCCTCTACCCCCGCAAGGGCACCATCGCCGTCGGCAGCGACGCCGATTTCGTCGTGTGGGACGTGTTCGCCCAGGGGCAGGAGAAGCTGCTCACCAACAGCATGCTCCACCACGCGGTCGACTACACGCCCTATGAAGGCATGCAGCTTCGGGCGTGGCCGGGCGTCACCGTCTCGCGCGGACGCGTGGTGTGGCAGGACGGCGAGTTCCTGGCCGAACCGGGGTCGGGGCAGTTCCTGCCCTGCCTGCGGCCGCGCGTGCCGAACGACGGCAATCCGCTGGACAAATGGCTTTGA